A single window of Onychomys torridus chromosome 8, mOncTor1.1, whole genome shotgun sequence DNA harbors:
- the Znf354c gene encoding zinc finger protein 354C isoform X2, producing MDREDPEDSCLDFQIWPEVEALPTKQDIFIEEPSHGLIKHESTEGAYWKTNFREVVKSESLIAQEQEKKVHEQGAASPKETVSEDGNPTGPELGKPLFINKALVSQESDPLERVPGMDRTLEKDLPQDFDFMRSFQIYPGQKPYVCSECGKGFSQSLHLLEHHRIHTGEKPYTCNECGKSFSHRSSLLAHQRTHTGEKPYKCSECEKAFGSSSTLIKHLRVHTGEKPYRCRECGKAFSQCSTLTVHQRIHTGEKLYKCAECDKAFNCRAKLHRHQRIHTGEKPYKCAECGKGYSQFPSLAEHQRLHTGEQLCQCLQCGRTFTRVSTLIEHQRIHTGQKPYQCTECGKTFNQYSSFNEHRKIHTGEKLYTCEECGKAFGCKSNLYRHQRIHTGEKPYQCNQCGKAFSQYSFLTEHERIHTGEKLYKCMECGKAYSYRSNLCRHKKVHLKEKLYKWKEYGAPFIYGSSLTPYQKFLRGDKPENFNSSP from the coding sequence ATTTCCAGATCTGGCCAGAGGTAGAAGCATTGCCTACCAAACAAGACATTTTCATTGAAGAACCATCTCATGGGCTAATAAAGCATGAGTCCACTGAGGGTGCTTACTGGAAGACCAACTTTAGAGAAGTTGTGAAATCTGAGAGCCTAATAGcacaggagcaagaaaagaaagttcATGAGCAGGGGGCAGCTTCACCCAAGGAAACTGTCAGTGAAGATGGAAATCCCACAGGCCCTGAGCTAGGCAAACCCTTGTTTATAAATAAAGCACTTGTCTCACAAGAGAGTGATCCCTTAGAAAGGGTACCTGGTATGGATCGCACTTTGGAGAAAGATTTACCACAGGATTTTGATTTCATGAGAAGCTTCCAGATTTACCCAGGACAAAAACCTTATGTCTGCAGTGAGTGTGGGAAGGGTTTTAGCCAGAGTCTTCATCTCCTTGAACACCACAGgattcacactggggagaaaccgTATACATGTAATGAGTGTGGGAAAAGCTTCAGCCATAGGTCTTCTCTCCTGGCTCACCAGAGAAcgcacactggagagaagccatACAAATGCAGTGAGTGTGAGAAAGCTTTCGGCAGCAGTTCCACACTCATCAAACACCTGAGGgtgcacactggagagaaaccttaccgATGTCgagaatgtgggaaagccttcagtcAGTGTTCAACCCTCACTGTGCACCAGAGGATTCACACCGGGGAGAAGCTCTACAAATGTGCCGAGTGTGACAAGGCCTTTAATTGCAGAGCAAAGCTTCACAGACATCAGAGAATCCACACAGgtgagaaaccctataaatgtgcTGAGTGTGGGAAGGGCTATAGTCAGTTCCCATCCCTAGCTGAACATCAGAGACTCCATACTGGAGAACAGCTTTGCCAGTGCTTACAGTGTGGGAGAACCTTTACACGTGTCTCCACCCTTATCgaacatcagagaattcatactggacAGAAACCATATCAATGCACCGAATGTGGGAAGACCTTCAACCAGTATTCATCCTTCAATGAACATCGGAAGattcatactggggagaaactTTACACATGTgaagaatgtgggaaagcctttggcTGTAAATCAAACCTTTATCGGCATCAGAGgatccatactggagagaaaccctatcagtGTAATCAGTGTGGAAAGGCCTTCAGCCAGTATTCATTCCTAACTGAACATGAGCgaatccatactggagagaagctctaCAAGTGTATGGAATGTGGGAAAGCCTATAGTTACAGGTCAAACCTTTGTAGACACAAAAAAGTCCACCTTAAAGAAAAGCTCTATAAATGGAAAGAATACGGGGCACCTTTTATCTATGGCTCATCCCTTACTCCATATCAGAAATTTCTGCGAGGAGACAAGCCTGAGAATTTTAATTCATCCCCCTAA